In the Myxococcus guangdongensis genome, one interval contains:
- a CDS encoding thioredoxin family protein, which produces MKRLLPACLMVLVGCATTKARLPEHAAFIQNDYAAALAQARAERKPLFIDFGAVWCPPCRTMEAQVFAAPGFIARAKDYVLLAVDVDDPINEPLLERFPVDNLPTLLVLDSETETPALRWMGGAGLEDVLSLLDDAQRALSAQVSGPELLLLEGDRAYARREHELAARKYQEAVAQSARGWSRRARAVESAVNALWNAEAFQACAEYAVKEVPRLEEGERAGAASTAYACARYANEPKPWAAPAMKALEGSFEKAFEQLRKNDAKEQTWLYGSMADLLEERGDKEGARKLFEEYYAKVLAYRAEETTARGRAAWDPPLYGAAESSGHLAETLALFVQTERELPDDFSASARVAANLRELGRYDEALAATDRALKQAQGGRRLAVWLSRARTLERAGRKDEARKDLETALAEAERLPRMQREFSQYAVDAVKAALSALDAGK; this is translated from the coding sequence ATGAAGCGGCTCCTCCCCGCCTGCCTCATGGTCCTCGTGGGTTGCGCCACCACGAAAGCACGCCTTCCCGAGCACGCGGCGTTCATCCAGAACGACTACGCCGCGGCGCTCGCCCAGGCCCGGGCCGAGCGCAAGCCGCTCTTCATCGACTTCGGCGCGGTGTGGTGTCCGCCGTGCCGGACCATGGAGGCGCAGGTCTTCGCCGCGCCTGGATTCATCGCGAGGGCGAAGGACTACGTCCTGCTCGCGGTGGATGTGGATGACCCCATCAACGAGCCGCTCCTCGAGCGCTTCCCGGTGGACAACCTGCCCACGTTGCTGGTGCTCGACTCCGAGACGGAGACGCCCGCGCTGCGCTGGATGGGAGGCGCCGGGCTGGAGGATGTCCTGTCGCTGCTCGACGATGCCCAGCGTGCGCTGAGTGCCCAGGTGTCGGGGCCGGAGCTGCTGCTGCTCGAAGGCGACCGCGCCTATGCCAGGCGGGAGCATGAGCTGGCGGCGCGCAAGTACCAGGAGGCGGTGGCGCAAAGCGCCAGGGGTTGGAGCCGCCGGGCCCGGGCGGTGGAGTCCGCGGTCAATGCCCTGTGGAACGCCGAGGCCTTCCAGGCCTGCGCGGAGTACGCGGTGAAGGAGGTCCCCCGTCTCGAGGAAGGGGAACGGGCGGGAGCGGCGAGCACCGCCTACGCCTGTGCGCGCTACGCGAACGAGCCCAAGCCCTGGGCCGCGCCGGCCATGAAGGCGTTGGAGGGCTCCTTCGAGAAGGCCTTCGAGCAGCTCCGGAAGAACGACGCGAAGGAGCAGACCTGGCTCTATGGCTCCATGGCGGACCTGCTCGAGGAGCGAGGTGACAAGGAAGGGGCTCGGAAGCTCTTCGAGGAGTACTACGCGAAGGTGCTCGCGTACCGCGCCGAGGAGACCACGGCGCGGGGGCGTGCGGCGTGGGACCCGCCGCTCTACGGCGCCGCGGAGTCGAGCGGGCACCTGGCGGAGACCCTGGCGCTCTTCGTCCAGACGGAGCGCGAGCTGCCTGACGACTTCTCCGCCAGCGCACGGGTGGCCGCGAACCTTCGAGAGCTTGGCCGCTATGACGAAGCGCTCGCCGCGACGGACCGCGCGCTGAAGCAAGCCCAGGGAGGGCGCCGGCTCGCGGTGTGGCTGAGCCGGGCGCGGACGCTGGAGCGCGCTGGCCGGAAGGACGAGGCACGCAAGGACCTGGAGACGGCGCTCGCGGAGGCGGAACGGCTGCCCAGGATGCAGCGGGAGTTCTCCCAGTACGCGGTGGACGCGGTGAAGGCCGCGCTGTCCGCGCTCGACGCCGGGAAGTAG
- a CDS encoding AraC family transcriptional regulator — MSGDFVHLAPDVGERLARLGANVAHATAAARVPPVGAMSTAQFFRFWEVLGESSPADIGLRLARETQVHEYDISSLAALHSPDLATALGKIARYKRLCGPKDMAVETQGGEVTVHTTYLHASSPAPARLVDASLASLLVLLQRGSGLSLAPKRVELLRARADEPMLMRFFGCPLRFRARRDALVFDAKVLSTPFVTHNANLLRVLLPSLDERLAPVEQDSLVDQVRSVVARRMAGERPSVAKVARELALSARTLQRRLEEHGLSYQQVLDDVRHRTALRLLRTEQVGVDEIAFLLGFEELNSFTRAFRGWEGTTPHRWRDSMR; from the coding sequence ATGAGCGGAGATTTCGTCCACCTCGCGCCCGATGTGGGCGAGCGCCTTGCCCGGCTCGGCGCGAACGTGGCCCATGCCACCGCCGCCGCGCGGGTGCCTCCTGTGGGAGCGATGAGCACCGCGCAGTTCTTCCGCTTCTGGGAGGTGCTCGGGGAGTCGTCGCCCGCGGACATCGGCTTGCGCCTCGCGCGCGAGACGCAGGTGCACGAGTACGACATCTCCTCGCTGGCCGCGTTGCACTCACCGGACCTGGCCACGGCCCTGGGCAAGATTGCCCGCTACAAGCGGCTGTGTGGCCCCAAGGACATGGCCGTCGAGACCCAGGGGGGCGAGGTCACCGTCCACACGACCTATCTGCATGCCTCGAGCCCCGCGCCCGCGCGCCTCGTCGACGCCTCGCTGGCCTCTCTGCTGGTGCTGCTGCAGCGCGGGAGTGGCTTGTCCCTGGCGCCCAAGCGGGTGGAGCTTCTCCGGGCCCGCGCGGACGAGCCGATGCTGATGCGCTTCTTCGGCTGTCCGCTGCGCTTCCGGGCGCGGCGTGACGCGCTCGTCTTCGACGCGAAGGTGCTCTCCACGCCCTTCGTCACCCACAACGCCAACCTGCTGCGGGTGCTGCTCCCCAGCCTGGACGAGCGGCTCGCGCCCGTCGAGCAGGACTCGCTCGTCGACCAGGTCCGCTCGGTGGTGGCGCGGCGCATGGCGGGGGAGCGGCCCAGCGTGGCGAAGGTGGCGCGAGAGCTGGCGCTCAGTGCCCGGACGCTCCAGCGTCGGTTGGAGGAGCACGGGCTGAGCTATCAGCAGGTGCTCGATGACGTCCGGCATCGCACGGCGCTGCGGCTGTTGCGCACCGAGCAGGTGGGCGTGGACGAGATTGCCTTCCTGCTCGGCTTCGAGGAACTCAACTCCTTCACGCGCGCGTTCCGCGGCTGGGAGGGCACCACGCCGCACCGTTGGCGCGATTCGATGAGATAG
- a CDS encoding Coq4 family protein: protein MHSRADRLSFGAPLAEPTTLIEQARDLVNQRVTLGEVIPVLTQPELLAASDALLLSVPGFRALHAESWDPALPEPEALATLPEGSFGRCYAAYMAHYRLSPDFFPIQSELDPEATPTRYAVHRLNKCHDFFHVLGAYETSDADEVAIQSFVFGLAPSALALFLAAASVHPDILRDRYKHLRDIYEGRIQAHDFVRGVAATALLGARLESLLEEPLDLLRQRLGLCARSVLRPGHPGGNSCSGRSVPAFFPHATAQVP from the coding sequence ATGCACTCTCGTGCGGACCGTCTGTCATTCGGAGCTCCCCTGGCGGAGCCGACCACGCTCATCGAGCAGGCCCGCGACCTGGTGAACCAGCGCGTGACGCTGGGAGAGGTCATCCCCGTCCTCACCCAGCCCGAGCTGCTCGCGGCCAGTGACGCCTTGCTGCTGTCGGTGCCCGGGTTCCGCGCGCTGCATGCCGAGTCCTGGGACCCCGCCCTCCCCGAACCCGAGGCCCTCGCCACCCTGCCGGAAGGCTCGTTCGGCCGTTGCTACGCGGCCTACATGGCGCACTACCGACTGTCTCCCGACTTCTTCCCCATCCAGTCGGAGCTCGACCCGGAGGCGACGCCCACCCGCTACGCCGTCCACCGGCTCAACAAGTGCCACGACTTCTTCCACGTGCTGGGCGCCTACGAGACGTCGGACGCGGACGAGGTCGCCATCCAGTCCTTCGTGTTCGGACTCGCCCCCTCCGCGCTCGCCCTGTTCCTGGCCGCCGCCTCCGTGCACCCGGACATCCTCCGCGACAGGTACAAGCACCTGCGCGACATCTACGAAGGGCGCATCCAGGCCCACGACTTCGTCCGGGGCGTCGCCGCCACCGCCCTCCTGGGCGCACGTCTGGAGTCCCTGCTGGAAGAGCCCCTGGACCTGCTGCGGCAGCGGCTCGGCCTCTGTGCGCGGAGCGTCTTGCGCCCCGGCCACCCGGGCGGCAACTCCTGCTCGGGCCGCTCCGTCCCCGCCTTCTTTCCCCACGCCACCGCTCAGGTGCCGTGA
- a CDS encoding MXAN_6230/SCO0854 family RING domain-containing protein, with amino-acid sequence MGAPSLELTGDSAALLLWTTGLVFPPTGLASDGQLKAREEALVALDADLVGVGYVLAGELREVLLALPSEALAATGQFLYENCAATVGKDRPFVPLFRDFPQSVPRDTHELFVQRMLSWLYQNPEQPCIHCGTLGSVRALSPCAHLVCERCFDGKDYSACPICRRRLSPTDPFLKPQQLVSPPRSVYSVRRSQLTRLSLGTDPEAAASGLMRRLASRSTVLSPRDLEILKRLVSVFGPRVLGWLPRRIPVKETLALIVGLLLRDPRTAGDVLAGAAAHVKTATDVLRVLVAWAGGNPDLSVKVPLKSPPRQVRRAVLRMMEGFSLLNLTEDVGRNPGLWKAFGGLLHVFEEWRRHPKVSLAFAVLRGTVLSEQTPFGATLLGLAREHPESFQPRDVEGGVVVEFRSWTSRVEEALRAKVLPDALGLLRQRPGELLRRLDHVSRLSVARSGDARLEPEVLATLESVLPRASPALLLAASAHLRKRHQPFARRIFFPKGEATHAWGMEDRRPLLPGDVIGQLVAPLERELLRRAEALPPFPQAVVDEALADLLVPMAEKTASKALVAVPRGSLLPVPEGKTLRFFVHWTEPQNTYVDLDLSVALYDKNWWLVDRCDYTNLRLDDDAAVHSGDVTSGSPPLGGAEFLDVHVERLLAQGVRYAIPVVFSFNSVSFDRMEDAFAGFMVRDGDEGEHFDARTVEQRFDLQGSAQISVPLVIDLVEKQLRWVDVKVPPEDGFQSVARSRGGLAHLGKDTLAYFGTGARPTLWDLACLHAAARSRTVHVRRRDGSVSVLKRAEGEDTASFLRRLRALEADSTAQGFVPGKAPTLFAGLTDVPTLPPGSEGYALRFLYTSAEEVTRLGAGDLVSALKKA; translated from the coding sequence ATGGGCGCCCCTTCGCTCGAACTCACGGGCGATTCCGCCGCGCTGTTGCTCTGGACCACGGGGCTCGTCTTTCCTCCCACGGGACTGGCCTCTGACGGCCAGCTGAAGGCGCGAGAGGAGGCCCTGGTCGCCCTGGACGCGGACCTGGTGGGCGTCGGCTATGTGCTCGCGGGCGAGCTCCGGGAGGTGTTGCTCGCGCTCCCCTCCGAGGCCCTGGCCGCGACCGGCCAGTTCCTCTACGAGAATTGTGCCGCGACCGTGGGCAAGGACCGCCCCTTCGTCCCGCTGTTCCGCGACTTCCCCCAGAGCGTCCCGCGCGACACGCATGAGCTGTTCGTGCAACGCATGCTGTCGTGGCTGTACCAGAACCCCGAGCAGCCGTGCATCCACTGCGGCACCCTGGGCTCGGTGCGCGCGCTGTCTCCGTGCGCCCACCTGGTCTGTGAGCGGTGCTTCGACGGCAAGGACTACTCAGCCTGTCCCATCTGCCGACGACGGCTGTCGCCGACAGACCCCTTCCTGAAGCCCCAGCAGCTCGTGTCGCCCCCCCGGTCCGTCTACAGCGTGCGCCGGAGTCAGCTGACGCGGTTGTCATTGGGCACGGACCCCGAGGCCGCCGCGAGCGGGCTGATGCGGCGACTGGCGTCGCGGTCCACCGTGCTCAGCCCTCGCGACCTGGAGATCCTCAAGCGGCTCGTCTCCGTCTTCGGCCCGCGGGTGCTGGGCTGGCTGCCTCGGCGCATCCCGGTGAAGGAGACCCTGGCGCTCATCGTGGGGCTCCTGCTCCGGGACCCTCGGACGGCGGGAGACGTGCTGGCCGGCGCCGCGGCGCACGTGAAGACCGCCACGGATGTGCTCCGCGTGTTGGTGGCGTGGGCGGGTGGCAACCCCGACCTCTCCGTCAAGGTCCCCTTGAAGAGCCCTCCGCGTCAGGTGCGGCGCGCCGTCCTCCGGATGATGGAGGGCTTCTCCCTGTTGAACCTCACCGAGGACGTCGGTCGCAACCCGGGCCTGTGGAAGGCCTTCGGCGGGCTGCTGCACGTCTTCGAGGAGTGGCGGCGCCATCCCAAGGTCTCGCTCGCGTTCGCCGTGCTGCGCGGGACGGTGCTCTCCGAACAGACGCCGTTCGGCGCGACGTTGCTGGGGCTCGCCCGCGAACATCCCGAGTCCTTCCAGCCGCGCGACGTCGAGGGCGGCGTCGTCGTGGAGTTCCGCTCCTGGACCTCGCGTGTCGAGGAGGCGCTGCGCGCGAAGGTGCTTCCGGACGCGCTGGGGCTGCTCCGACAGCGGCCCGGCGAACTGCTGCGCAGGTTGGACCATGTGAGCCGGCTCTCGGTGGCGCGCTCGGGTGACGCGCGGCTGGAGCCGGAGGTGCTCGCGACGCTCGAGTCCGTGCTGCCCCGGGCCTCGCCCGCGTTGCTGCTCGCCGCCTCGGCGCACCTGCGCAAGCGGCACCAGCCGTTCGCCCGGCGCATCTTCTTCCCCAAGGGCGAGGCCACCCACGCCTGGGGCATGGAGGACCGTCGTCCGCTGCTCCCCGGGGATGTGATTGGCCAGCTGGTGGCGCCGCTGGAGCGGGAGCTGTTGCGCCGGGCGGAGGCCCTGCCGCCCTTCCCCCAGGCGGTGGTCGACGAGGCGCTCGCCGACCTCCTGGTGCCGATGGCGGAGAAGACCGCGTCGAAGGCGCTGGTGGCGGTGCCTCGCGGCAGCCTGCTGCCAGTGCCGGAGGGGAAGACCCTCCGCTTCTTCGTCCACTGGACGGAGCCCCAGAACACGTACGTGGACCTGGACCTGTCGGTGGCGCTCTACGACAAGAACTGGTGGCTGGTGGACCGGTGTGACTACACCAACCTGCGGCTGGACGACGACGCCGCGGTGCATTCGGGGGATGTCACGTCGGGCTCTCCTCCGCTGGGGGGCGCCGAGTTCCTGGACGTGCACGTGGAGCGCCTGCTCGCCCAGGGCGTGCGCTATGCCATCCCCGTGGTCTTCTCCTTCAACAGCGTCTCGTTCGACCGGATGGAGGACGCGTTCGCGGGCTTCATGGTCCGGGACGGGGACGAGGGCGAGCACTTCGATGCGCGCACGGTGGAGCAGCGCTTCGACTTGCAGGGGAGCGCGCAGATTTCGGTGCCGCTCGTCATCGACCTCGTCGAGAAGCAGCTGCGCTGGGTGGACGTGAAGGTCCCTCCCGAGGATGGCTTCCAGAGCGTGGCCCGCTCACGCGGCGGCCTCGCGCACCTGGGCAAGGACACCCTGGCCTACTTCGGCACCGGCGCCCGTCCCACGCTGTGGGACCTGGCGTGTCTGCATGCCGCCGCGCGCAGCCGCACCGTGCACGTCCGGCGTCGGGATGGCTCCGTGTCCGTCCTGAAGCGGGCCGAGGGCGAGGACACCGCCTCCTTCCTGCGCAGGCTGCGGGCCCTCGAGGCGGACTCCACCGCGCAAGGCTTCGTGCCCGGCAAGGCGCCCACGCTCTTCGCGGGACTGACGGATGTGCCCACGCTCCCTCCGGGAAGCGAGGGGTATGCCCTGCGCTTCCTGTACACCTCCGCGGAGGAGGTCACCCGGCTGGGGGCGGGCGACCTGGTCTCCGCGCTGAAGAAGGCGTAG
- a CDS encoding DUF1801 domain-containing protein, giving the protein MVGKTARKPAAKKTTAKKTTAKKATGRKVTSAPTAKKATTKKATGRKATSAPTKKKTTGRKATSAPAKAPVLLSGGNPQIAKGYGEEPIQAYIAAMPGWKREVGARLDALISRTVPSVSKAVKWNSPMYGVEGQGWFLGIHCFAKYIKVAFFRGTSLRPVPPGESKSQDTRYLDIREGDAFDEARFVSWVKQASQLPGERM; this is encoded by the coding sequence ATGGTTGGCAAGACGGCCCGGAAGCCCGCGGCGAAGAAGACCACGGCGAAGAAGACCACGGCGAAGAAGGCCACAGGTCGCAAGGTGACGTCCGCGCCCACGGCGAAGAAGGCCACGACGAAGAAGGCCACAGGTCGCAAGGCGACGTCCGCGCCCACGAAGAAGAAGACGACGGGTCGCAAGGCGACCTCGGCGCCGGCGAAGGCGCCAGTCCTCCTCTCCGGGGGCAATCCGCAGATCGCGAAGGGTTACGGTGAGGAGCCCATCCAGGCCTACATCGCGGCGATGCCGGGCTGGAAGCGCGAGGTCGGTGCCCGTCTCGACGCGCTCATCTCGCGCACCGTCCCGAGCGTGTCCAAGGCGGTGAAGTGGAACTCGCCGATGTACGGCGTCGAGGGGCAGGGCTGGTTCCTCGGCATCCACTGCTTCGCGAAGTACATCAAGGTGGCCTTCTTCCGGGGCACGTCGTTGCGTCCCGTGCCTCCGGGTGAGTCGAAGAGCCAGGACACGCGCTACCTCGACATCCGCGAGGGCGACGCGTTCGACGAGGCCCGCTTCGTCTCCTGGGTGAAGCAGGCCAGTCAGCTCCCAGGCGAACGGATGTAA
- a CDS encoding SDR family NAD(P)-dependent oxidoreductase, with translation MTPSSNADLALVTGASRGIGAAIAEVLAGQGRRVVLLARDPEALARQEQRLRASGAQAWSFVCDLTNEASLHATLERLEATLGIPGVVVNNAGFGGPFHRADEVSRSEWEALFQVNVHAVHQLCRWVLPRMKAARFGRIINIASSLGLFGGALSSTYAATKHALVGYSKSIGAEWGAHGITCNAICPGYVDTEMLAKAPPALREALLRRIPAGRFATPDEVARLVAFVAGPSGGYINGTTLVVDGGLSSHLANDLPTF, from the coding sequence ATGACGCCGTCCTCGAACGCGGACCTGGCGCTCGTCACGGGCGCCAGCCGGGGAATCGGCGCGGCCATCGCGGAGGTGCTCGCCGGGCAGGGGCGGCGCGTCGTCCTCCTGGCGCGCGACCCGGAGGCGCTGGCGCGGCAGGAGCAGCGGCTGCGTGCCTCCGGAGCCCAGGCGTGGTCCTTCGTGTGTGATTTGACGAACGAGGCCTCGCTGCACGCGACGCTCGAGCGGCTCGAGGCCACGCTGGGCATCCCCGGTGTCGTCGTGAACAACGCGGGCTTCGGTGGGCCCTTCCACCGCGCCGACGAGGTCTCCCGGAGCGAGTGGGAGGCCTTGTTCCAGGTGAATGTGCACGCCGTCCACCAGCTCTGCCGGTGGGTGCTTCCGCGCATGAAGGCGGCGAGGTTCGGGCGAATCATCAACATCGCCTCCTCGCTCGGCCTCTTCGGTGGGGCGCTCTCCTCCACCTACGCGGCCACCAAGCACGCGCTGGTGGGCTACTCCAAGTCCATCGGCGCGGAGTGGGGCGCGCACGGCATCACCTGCAACGCCATCTGCCCCGGCTACGTCGACACGGAGATGCTGGCGAAGGCGCCGCCCGCGCTGCGTGAAGCCCTGCTGCGGAGGATTCCCGCCGGGAGGTTCGCCACGCCCGACGAGGTGGCCCGACTGGTGGCGTTCGTCGCGGGCCCGTCCGGCGGCTACATCAACGGCACGACGCTGGTCGTCGACGGGGGATTGTCCTCCCATCTCGCCAACGACCTGCCGACCTTCTGA
- a CDS encoding SDR family oxidoreductase — protein sequence MRARNAIVVGGTGTIGAAVIQRLRAEGLRVVCASVDVTRESPESLRVDVTDEDSVRSLFDKASEAAPLHLLVNCSGFGAFTPIEETSLEDWRRSLEVNLTGAFLCAREAFKRMKAHGGGRIIHIGSVSDHLTLSLNGAYAASKHGLRGLTGVLNEEGKDHAIRATLLSLGAVYTAFWRTRPEFSPSDMLSVEDVAESIWEITRKPLHVRVDELRLVPSKGVL from the coding sequence ATGCGCGCTCGGAATGCAATCGTCGTCGGCGGAACGGGCACCATCGGCGCCGCCGTCATCCAGAGACTGAGGGCCGAGGGACTGCGCGTCGTCTGTGCATCCGTGGATGTGACCCGGGAGTCGCCCGAGTCGCTGCGAGTGGACGTCACGGATGAGGACTCCGTGAGGTCGCTGTTCGACAAGGCGTCCGAGGCGGCGCCCCTTCATCTGCTGGTCAACTGCTCGGGCTTCGGGGCCTTCACGCCCATCGAGGAGACGTCGCTCGAGGACTGGCGGAGGAGCCTCGAGGTGAACCTGACGGGGGCGTTCCTGTGCGCGCGCGAGGCGTTCAAGCGGATGAAGGCGCACGGCGGCGGGAGAATCATCCACATCGGCTCGGTGAGCGACCACCTCACCCTGTCCCTGAATGGCGCGTACGCGGCCTCCAAGCACGGCCTCCGGGGGCTCACCGGCGTGTTGAACGAAGAGGGGAAGGACCACGCCATCCGGGCGACGCTCCTCTCCTTGGGAGCCGTGTACACCGCCTTCTGGAGGACGCGTCCGGAGTTCAGCCCCTCCGACATGCTGTCGGTGGAGGACGTGGCCGAGTCCATCTGGGAAATCACCCGCAAGCCCTTGCACGTGCGCGTCGACGAGCTGCGCCTGGTCCCCTCCAAGGGAGTCCTGTGA
- a CDS encoding PKD domain-containing protein: MSKSNPSNVSSRLLFTLATLWGVLMAPAAQAHSAVYGGGPFYSGGTAVMNDLRASGFTTVILWSFHIEDNGDLVYNDIPVVRNGAYIGDAAWPTRLATLKRAPTSVNRIEVSIGAWSVPDFERMARLVNGTATGCGTTLVCGTGSNSILYRNFQVLKSITGADAVNFDDESAYDLAPTTTFGQMLIGLGYKIAFVPYTQQTFWRNLRNNLGSAVDRIYLQVYDGGAGNNPASWNTAMGMTVSPGLWSRHGTNCASGDSPASVQTKMTNWKANAGIPGGFMWLYDDIQRCSAQGTSAQYAAAINAAVSGNTPPVANFGVTVSGLTATFSDASTDADGSIASRSWSFGDGTTSTATNPARTYASGGNYNVTLTVTDNGGASHSKSQTVSVGTGFINLALNKPTSSTTPCNSNETAAKAVNGSVSGGTTDKFCSLTSPAWMDVDLGSAQTVSSFTVKHAGAGGETATWNSKAFTIQTSTNGTTWSTAVTVSANTANVSTHPITATSARYIRLHVTLPTQDASPAMRIYEFEVR; this comes from the coding sequence ATGTCGAAATCCAACCCATCGAATGTATCCAGCCGTCTGCTCTTCACCCTCGCCACGCTCTGGGGCGTGCTCATGGCGCCCGCCGCCCAGGCACACTCGGCTGTCTATGGTGGTGGACCTTTCTACTCCGGGGGCACCGCGGTGATGAATGACCTGCGCGCCTCGGGGTTCACCACGGTGATTCTGTGGAGCTTCCACATCGAGGACAACGGCGACCTCGTCTACAACGACATCCCCGTGGTCCGGAATGGTGCGTACATCGGCGACGCGGCGTGGCCCACGCGACTGGCCACGCTCAAGCGGGCGCCCACGTCCGTCAACCGCATCGAGGTGTCCATCGGCGCCTGGAGCGTCCCAGACTTCGAGCGCATGGCGAGGCTGGTCAACGGCACCGCCACCGGCTGCGGCACCACGCTGGTCTGCGGCACCGGGAGCAACAGCATCCTGTACCGCAACTTCCAGGTGCTGAAGTCCATCACGGGCGCGGACGCGGTGAACTTCGACGACGAGAGCGCCTATGACCTCGCTCCGACGACGACCTTCGGGCAGATGCTGATTGGGCTGGGCTACAAGATTGCCTTCGTCCCGTACACACAGCAGACGTTCTGGCGGAACCTCCGGAACAACCTGGGGAGCGCCGTGGACCGCATCTATCTCCAGGTCTACGACGGCGGCGCGGGCAACAACCCGGCGAGCTGGAACACCGCCATGGGCATGACGGTCAGCCCGGGCCTGTGGTCCCGGCACGGCACCAACTGCGCGTCCGGTGACAGCCCTGCGTCGGTGCAGACCAAGATGACCAACTGGAAGGCCAATGCGGGCATCCCGGGCGGCTTCATGTGGCTGTACGACGACATCCAGCGGTGCTCCGCGCAGGGGACGAGCGCGCAGTACGCGGCGGCCATCAACGCCGCGGTCAGCGGCAACACGCCGCCGGTGGCGAACTTCGGTGTCACCGTCAGCGGACTCACCGCGACGTTCAGCGACGCGTCCACGGACGCCGATGGCAGCATCGCCTCGCGCAGCTGGAGCTTCGGCGACGGCACCACGTCCACCGCGACGAACCCGGCGCGCACGTATGCGAGCGGCGGGAACTACAACGTCACGCTGACGGTGACGGACAACGGAGGGGCGAGCCACAGCAAGAGCCAGACGGTCTCCGTCGGCACGGGCTTCATCAACCTGGCGCTGAACAAGCCGACGAGCAGCACCACGCCCTGCAACAGCAACGAGACGGCGGCGAAGGCGGTCAACGGCAGCGTCTCCGGGGGCACCACCGACAAGTTCTGCTCCCTGACGTCCCCGGCGTGGATGGATGTCGACCTGGGCTCGGCCCAGACGGTCAGCAGCTTCACCGTGAAGCACGCGGGGGCCGGCGGTGAGACGGCGACCTGGAACAGCAAGGCGTTCACCATCCAGACGTCGACCAACGGGACGACGTGGAGCACCGCCGTCACGGTGAGCGCCAACACCGCCAACGTCTCCACCCACCCCATCACCGCGACGTCCGCGCGCTACATCCGGCTCCACGTGACGCTGCCGACGCAGGACGCCTCACCCGCGATGCGCATCTACGAGTTCGAGGTCCGCTGA
- a CDS encoding SDR family NAD(P)-dependent oxidoreductase, protein MTQDTSQVWFITGSSRGLGRALTLAVLAAGHRVVATARNPESLADLVHEHGARIKAVSLDVTQPEQAARAVREAVEAFGRIDVLVNNAGYANIDSAEDLALDDFRAQMDTNFYGVVHVTRAVLPVMRAQRHGRILQISSIGGRRGGTPGLSAYQAAKFAVAGFSEVVMNEVAPLGIQVTLVEPGGFATDWAGASMTIHPSKPDYQGTVGAFNASVRAHPGAARGVPQKAAKALLRLAAMEKQPRRLLLGSDAYALARLTLREMGESDDAQRALSVSTDADGLPDFADTEVGRRMLKLHGT, encoded by the coding sequence ATGACCCAAGACACTTCGCAGGTGTGGTTCATCACGGGCAGCTCGCGTGGCCTCGGTCGCGCGCTCACCCTCGCCGTGCTCGCCGCCGGGCACCGCGTCGTCGCCACCGCGCGCAACCCCGAGTCGCTCGCGGACCTCGTCCACGAGCACGGCGCGCGAATCAAGGCGGTGTCCCTCGACGTCACCCAGCCCGAGCAGGCCGCGCGGGCGGTGCGCGAGGCGGTGGAGGCCTTCGGCCGCATCGACGTGCTGGTGAACAACGCGGGCTACGCCAACATCGACTCGGCGGAGGACCTGGCGCTCGACGACTTCCGCGCGCAGATGGACACCAACTTCTACGGCGTGGTGCACGTGACGCGGGCGGTGTTGCCGGTGATGCGCGCGCAGCGGCACGGGCGCATCCTGCAGATCAGCTCGATTGGAGGGCGGCGCGGCGGCACGCCGGGGCTGAGCGCCTATCAGGCCGCGAAGTTCGCGGTCGCGGGCTTCAGCGAGGTGGTGATGAACGAGGTGGCGCCGCTCGGCATCCAGGTGACCCTCGTCGAGCCGGGTGGCTTCGCCACGGATTGGGCGGGCGCGTCGATGACGATTCATCCCTCGAAGCCCGACTACCAGGGCACGGTGGGCGCCTTCAACGCGAGCGTGAGGGCCCACCCCGGCGCCGCGCGGGGGGTGCCCCAGAAGGCCGCGAAGGCGTTGCTGCGGCTCGCGGCGATGGAGAAGCAGCCGCGACGGTTGCTCCTGGGGAGCGATGCCTATGCGCTGGCCAGGCTGACGCTGCGCGAGATGGGGGAGAGTGACGACGCCCAGCGTGCGCTCAGCGTCAGCACGGACGCGGACGGGCTGCCGGACTTCGCGGACACGGAGGTGGGCCGGCGGATGCTGAAGCTTCACGGCACCTGA